The following are encoded in a window of Amycolatopsis lexingtonensis genomic DNA:
- a CDS encoding PLP-dependent aminotransferase family protein, with protein MDRAKAGPSEGSIGSDFLQLDVREAPPGGLADWLAGQLRAAVADGRLPVGGRLPASRVLAAELRVSRGVVTEAYQRLIDDGHAAGRGRAGTVVVAAPVLPPDPAPARVPSKVITPLPGVEVFDAIRAIPARIDLTPGVPDLTAFPRAAWLRAERAVLDELEPSHFGYGDPRGAPSMRLAVSHWLARNRGIRVDPGEIIVVAGVAQALTLLGEVLRQHGIAEIAVEDPGSLGARQHLHHCGLATPPIPVDDDGVRVNSLQSPAVLLTPAHQFPMGVVLGGERRRELMRWVADGGIVVEDDYDAEHRYDRAPVPAVRSMVPEVCYTGSVSKLLAPALRVGWLLAPPRFRDDLVAAKRFADLGNAVLAQLVLARLMETGELERQLRVVRGRHRRRRDAMIRALSASLPAARVHGAAAGLHLTITFDGEVDDVAVAAAALAEGVKVQPLSWHRQRPGRPGLVLGYAARTASEIEEGVAVLGRLVP; from the coding sequence GTGGACAGAGCCAAAGCAGGCCCTTCGGAGGGGTCCATAGGGTCGGACTTCCTCCAGCTCGACGTCCGTGAGGCGCCGCCCGGCGGGCTCGCGGACTGGCTCGCCGGCCAGCTGCGCGCCGCGGTCGCCGACGGCAGGCTCCCGGTCGGCGGCCGGCTGCCGGCGTCCCGGGTGCTGGCGGCCGAGCTGCGCGTCTCGCGGGGCGTGGTCACCGAGGCCTACCAGCGGCTCATCGACGACGGGCACGCCGCCGGCCGCGGCCGCGCGGGCACGGTCGTGGTCGCCGCGCCGGTGCTGCCCCCGGACCCCGCGCCGGCCCGGGTGCCGTCGAAGGTGATCACGCCGCTGCCCGGCGTCGAGGTGTTCGACGCGATCCGCGCGATCCCGGCCCGCATCGACCTGACGCCGGGTGTCCCGGACCTGACGGCGTTCCCGCGCGCGGCGTGGCTGCGCGCCGAGCGGGCGGTGCTCGACGAGCTGGAGCCGTCGCACTTCGGCTACGGCGACCCGCGCGGCGCGCCGTCGATGCGGCTGGCGGTGTCGCACTGGCTGGCGCGCAACCGCGGGATCCGCGTCGATCCGGGCGAGATCATCGTGGTGGCGGGGGTGGCGCAGGCGCTGACGCTGCTGGGGGAGGTGCTGCGGCAGCACGGGATCGCCGAGATCGCGGTGGAGGACCCGGGATCGCTGGGCGCGCGCCAGCACCTGCACCACTGCGGGCTGGCGACCCCGCCGATCCCGGTGGACGACGACGGCGTGCGTGTCAATTCCTTGCAGTCCCCGGCGGTGCTGCTGACGCCGGCGCACCAGTTCCCGATGGGCGTGGTCCTGGGCGGCGAGCGCCGCCGCGAGCTGATGCGCTGGGTGGCCGACGGCGGGATCGTCGTCGAGGACGACTACGACGCCGAGCACCGCTACGACCGCGCGCCGGTGCCCGCGGTGCGGTCGATGGTGCCGGAGGTCTGCTACACGGGGAGCGTGTCGAAGCTGCTGGCGCCCGCGCTGCGGGTGGGCTGGCTGCTGGCGCCGCCGCGGTTCCGGGACGACCTGGTGGCGGCGAAGCGGTTCGCGGACCTGGGCAACGCCGTGCTGGCCCAGCTGGTGCTGGCCCGGCTGATGGAGACGGGCGAGCTGGAGCGGCAGCTGCGGGTGGTGCGGGGGCGGCATCGGCGTCGCCGGGACGCGATGATCCGCGCGCTGTCGGCGTCCCTGCCGGCCGCGAGGGTGCACGGCGCGGCGGCCGGGTTGCACCTGACGATCACGTTCGACGGCGAGGTCGACGACGTCGCGGTGGCGGCGGCCGCGCTGGCGGAGGGGGTGAAGGTGCAGCCGCTGTCGTGGCACCGGCAGCGGCCGGGTCGGCCCGGGCTGGTGCTGGGGTACGCGGCGCGGACGGCTTCGGAGATCGAGGAGGGCGTCGCAGTACTGGGGCGGCTGGTCCCTTAG
- a CDS encoding L-histidine N(alpha)-methyltransferase yields MDTTYVHGYTAPEARRLGDQADTLAELLHAGTAFPAGSRVLEVGCGVGAQTVHLAARSPDAHLTAVDVSEASLEQAAARVTGVDFRHADLFDLDGEYDHLFVCFVLEHLTAPEKALAHLKTLLRPGGTITVIEGDHGSAFFHPRSEPAQAAIDCLVRLQADAGGDALIGRRLYPLLDGAGFDDVVVEPRTVYADPSRPALVTGFTRDTFTAMVEGVGETAVARGLATAEDWARGVADLHRTEDGTFHYTFFKATGRTS; encoded by the coding sequence ATGGACACCACTTACGTGCACGGGTACACCGCTCCCGAAGCCCGCCGCCTCGGCGACCAGGCCGACACCCTCGCCGAGCTCCTGCACGCCGGCACGGCCTTCCCCGCCGGCAGCCGCGTGCTGGAGGTCGGCTGCGGCGTCGGCGCCCAGACCGTCCACCTCGCGGCCCGCAGCCCGGACGCGCACCTGACCGCGGTCGACGTCTCCGAAGCGTCGCTGGAGCAGGCCGCGGCCCGGGTGACCGGCGTCGACTTCCGCCACGCCGACCTGTTCGACCTCGACGGCGAGTACGACCACCTCTTCGTCTGCTTCGTGCTGGAACACCTGACGGCGCCGGAGAAGGCCCTCGCCCACCTGAAAACGCTGCTGCGACCCGGCGGCACGATCACCGTGATCGAGGGCGACCACGGCTCGGCCTTCTTCCACCCACGCAGCGAACCCGCGCAGGCCGCGATCGACTGCCTCGTGCGCCTGCAGGCCGACGCCGGCGGGGACGCGCTCATCGGGCGGCGCCTGTACCCGCTGCTCGACGGCGCCGGCTTCGACGACGTCGTGGTCGAACCGCGGACGGTTTACGCCGACCCGTCCCGCCCCGCCCTCGTCACCGGGTTCACCCGCGACACCTTCACCGCGATGGTCGAAGGCGTCGGCGAAACCGCCGTCGCCCGGGGCCTGGCCACCGCCGAAGACTGGGCTCGCGGCGTCGCGGACCTGCACCGGACCGAGGACGGGACCTTCCACTACACGTTCTTCAAGGCCACCGGGAGGACATCGTGA
- a CDS encoding MFS transporter, giving the protein MAERRTYSIAELGPRYKWIALSNTTLGMLIATINSSIVLIALPDIFKGIGINPLEPANTSYLLWMIMGFLVVTAVLVVSFGRLGDMYGRARMYNLGFAVFTVSSIMLAVTWFGGDAAALWLIGWRIVQGVGGAFLMANSSAILTDAFPANQRGLALGMNGVAAIAGSFLGLVVGGVLAPVDWNLIFLVSVPFGVIGTIWAYLKLHDTGVRKHARMDWWGNITFAVGLISVLVGITYGIQPYGTSQTGWTSPMVLSCLIGGVAVLVAFVVIETKVDNPLFRLSLFRIRSFTWGNIANLTASLGRGGLQFILIIWLQGIWLPQHGYTFEQTPLWAGIYMLPMTIGFLVAAPTSGILADRIGSRLLASSGLLITAITFLLLIILPVNFNYWAFAAILLINGIGMGMFSSPNRAEVMNSLPADARGSGAGMMTTFQNAAMVLSIGFFFSLIISGLSSSLPATMHDGLVAHGVPDAAASQVANLPAVAVLFAAFLGYNPIQQLLGGQLATLPPDQASFLTGRSFFPNLISGPFQSGLAVAFGFAIVVCLIGAVASLLTKDARPKDRESVGEELAAVAGESGGGPSELVSPASER; this is encoded by the coding sequence GTGGCGGAACGCCGGACGTATTCGATCGCGGAACTGGGGCCGCGGTACAAGTGGATCGCGCTGTCCAACACGACGCTGGGCATGCTGATCGCCACGATCAACTCCTCGATCGTGCTGATCGCGCTCCCCGACATCTTCAAGGGCATCGGGATCAACCCCCTCGAGCCGGCCAACACCAGCTACCTGCTGTGGATGATCATGGGCTTCCTCGTGGTCACCGCGGTGCTGGTGGTGAGCTTCGGCAGGCTCGGCGACATGTACGGCCGCGCGAGGATGTACAACCTCGGCTTCGCCGTCTTCACCGTTTCTTCCATCATGCTGGCCGTCACGTGGTTCGGCGGCGACGCGGCCGCGTTGTGGCTGATCGGCTGGCGGATCGTGCAGGGCGTCGGCGGCGCCTTCCTGATGGCGAACTCCTCGGCGATCCTCACCGACGCCTTCCCGGCCAACCAGCGCGGGCTCGCGCTCGGCATGAACGGCGTCGCGGCCATCGCCGGCTCGTTCCTCGGCCTGGTCGTCGGCGGGGTGCTCGCGCCGGTCGACTGGAACCTGATCTTCCTGGTCTCGGTGCCGTTCGGCGTGATCGGCACGATCTGGGCGTACCTCAAGCTGCACGACACCGGCGTCCGCAAGCACGCGCGGATGGACTGGTGGGGCAACATCACCTTCGCGGTCGGCCTGATCTCGGTGCTGGTCGGCATCACCTACGGCATCCAGCCCTACGGGACGTCGCAGACCGGGTGGACCAGCCCGATGGTGCTGTCCTGCCTGATCGGTGGCGTCGCCGTGCTGGTCGCGTTCGTGGTCATCGAAACCAAGGTGGACAACCCGCTGTTCCGGCTCTCGCTGTTCCGGATCCGCTCGTTCACCTGGGGCAACATCGCGAACCTGACGGCGTCACTCGGCCGCGGTGGCCTGCAGTTCATCCTGATCATCTGGCTGCAGGGCATCTGGCTCCCGCAGCACGGCTACACGTTCGAGCAGACGCCGTTGTGGGCGGGCATCTACATGCTCCCGATGACGATCGGCTTCCTGGTGGCCGCGCCGACGTCGGGCATCCTCGCCGACCGCATCGGCAGCCGCCTGCTCGCCTCCAGTGGCCTGCTCATCACGGCGATCACGTTCCTGCTGCTGATCATCCTGCCGGTGAACTTCAACTACTGGGCGTTCGCCGCGATCCTGCTGATCAACGGCATCGGCATGGGCATGTTCTCCTCGCCCAACCGCGCCGAGGTGATGAACAGCCTCCCGGCCGACGCGCGCGGCTCCGGCGCGGGCATGATGACGACCTTCCAGAACGCCGCGATGGTCCTGTCGATCGGCTTCTTCTTCAGCCTGATCATCTCGGGCCTCTCGAGCAGCCTCCCGGCCACGATGCACGACGGTCTGGTCGCCCACGGCGTCCCGGACGCGGCGGCGTCCCAGGTGGCGAACCTCCCGGCGGTGGCGGTGCTGTTCGCGGCGTTCCTGGGCTACAACCCGATCCAGCAGCTGCTCGGCGGCCAGCTGGCGACGCTCCCGCCGGACCAGGCGTCCTTCCTGACCGGCCGCAGCTTCTTCCCGAACCTGATTTCGGGGCCGTTCCAGTCAGGCCTGGCGGTGGCGTTCGGCTTCGCGATCGTGGTCTGCCTGATCGGCGCGGTGGCCTCGCTGCTGACGAAGGACGCCCGCCCGAAGGACCGCGAATCGGTGGGCGAAGAACTGGCGGCGGTCGCCGGTGAGTCCGGCGGCGGGCCGAGCGAATTGGTGTCGCCGGCGAGCGAACGCTAG
- a CDS encoding tetratricopeptide repeat protein has translation MEEGRSFAGWLRERRVLTGLTQAQLAERAGLSLRAVRNAELGSVRRPRPETERRLREALAEAPPEPVRIGVLGPLTVSRGAEPVEIGAEKQRLILALLALQPNRTVRREDLVDVVWDEPPPSCLDLLHTYVARLRRALRPADLIATDKGGYRLSAGENELDLLEFEALLARDEPGPALELWRGPALADVDRLRQHPARLALAMRRAKAVMAYAGVAAPEDAAVQLRVLTAEEPLNESAHARLMLVLAASGRQAAALDVFADVRRRLADELGIVPGAELRAAHRQVLRQDFAEPEPPARVPAQLPADVPGFRGRVAQLAELDELLHRDDTGARIAVLSGTGGVGKTALAVHWAQRAPAEFPDGQLYLDLHGYGTVRPVEPGDALSGFLRALGVPGADIPAEPDERAAKFRTALAGRRMLLVLDNAGSVGQVRPLLPGSPSCLVLVTSRDALPGLVARHGARRVLVGLLTDAEARDLLRALLGPRVDEEPEATAALIGYSARLPLALRLVAELALSREGERLAALAAELADERRRLDLLDGGGDPLTAVRAVFSWSYRHLPSDAARVFRLCGLHPGRDLTPVALAALADVALPEAERLTGVLVRAHLAQQTGDDRVQLHDLLRVYAAELAAAEPDESHAARERLFDYYVRAAAQAMDVVLPQERHLRPVVPDPDVKVIDAQAWLEAERRNLLAVAAHATRRGWADHLRLLSGILWHYLDVGGYHEEALVLHTHASALAHDAGDRAAEAEPLTLIALGHWRVGRSREARRYLEEALVLVRETGDRRTEIHVLNTLGLVCRALGRFAEAITYSTEALAVARKTGDRTSEGLVLVVLGCSCRGIGRYAEAAAYHREALALARETADRTSEGYALVNLGDALSAQGNHDEAAVALAEGLEHFRAMGVRVSEGYALGILGDVEHARGRYAEAAAHLERAMEIARETGSPTNRAVALKHLGDVRLAQGRPGEAARHLEEALGLARECGDRGLESRVLNSLGAVAAARGATSEALAYHREALAAAKETGCGPEQGRAHCGLGEVHCGLGDAVAAREHWERALACYAGECVPGAIRVRNHLAALDRVVG, from the coding sequence GGCACTCGCGGAGGCCCCGCCCGAGCCGGTGCGGATCGGCGTGCTGGGCCCGCTGACGGTGTCGCGGGGCGCCGAGCCGGTCGAGATCGGCGCGGAAAAGCAGCGCCTCATCCTGGCACTGCTGGCGCTGCAGCCGAACCGGACCGTCCGGCGCGAAGACCTCGTCGACGTCGTCTGGGACGAGCCGCCGCCGTCGTGCCTGGACCTGCTCCACACCTACGTCGCCCGGCTGCGGCGGGCGCTGCGGCCCGCGGACCTGATCGCCACCGACAAGGGCGGCTACCGCCTCTCCGCCGGGGAAAACGAGCTCGACCTGCTGGAGTTCGAAGCCCTCCTGGCGCGGGACGAGCCCGGACCGGCCCTCGAACTCTGGCGCGGCCCGGCGCTCGCCGACGTCGACCGCCTGCGCCAGCACCCCGCCCGGCTCGCGCTCGCGATGCGGCGCGCCAAGGCCGTGATGGCCTACGCCGGGGTCGCGGCCCCCGAGGACGCGGCGGTGCAATTGCGGGTGCTGACCGCCGAGGAGCCGCTGAACGAGTCCGCGCACGCCCGGCTGATGCTGGTGCTCGCCGCGTCCGGGCGCCAGGCCGCCGCGCTGGACGTCTTCGCGGACGTGCGCCGCCGGCTCGCCGACGAGCTGGGCATCGTCCCCGGCGCGGAACTGCGCGCCGCCCACCGCCAGGTGCTGCGGCAGGACTTCGCCGAGCCGGAGCCCCCGGCCCGCGTCCCGGCGCAGCTGCCCGCCGACGTGCCCGGCTTCCGCGGCCGCGTCGCCCAGCTGGCCGAGCTCGACGAGCTGCTGCACCGCGACGACACCGGCGCGCGCATCGCCGTCCTCTCCGGCACCGGCGGGGTCGGCAAGACGGCGCTCGCCGTGCACTGGGCGCAGCGCGCGCCAGCGGAGTTCCCCGACGGGCAGCTCTACCTCGACCTGCACGGCTACGGCACGGTCCGGCCGGTCGAGCCGGGCGACGCGCTGTCCGGGTTCCTGCGCGCACTCGGCGTCCCCGGCGCGGACATCCCCGCCGAACCGGACGAGCGCGCGGCGAAGTTCCGCACCGCGCTCGCCGGCCGCCGGATGCTGCTGGTGCTGGACAACGCCGGTTCCGTCGGCCAGGTCCGCCCGCTGCTGCCCGGTTCGCCGTCGTGCCTGGTGCTGGTGACCAGCCGGGACGCGCTGCCCGGGCTGGTCGCCCGGCACGGCGCCCGCCGCGTGCTGGTCGGCCTGCTCACCGACGCCGAAGCCCGCGACCTGCTGCGGGCGCTGCTCGGCCCGCGCGTCGACGAAGAACCCGAGGCCACCGCGGCGCTGATCGGCTACTCGGCCCGGCTGCCGCTGGCCTTGCGGCTGGTCGCCGAGCTGGCGCTGAGCCGCGAGGGCGAGCGGCTGGCCGCGCTCGCGGCGGAGCTGGCCGACGAACGGCGGCGGCTCGACCTGCTCGACGGCGGCGGCGACCCGCTGACCGCCGTCCGCGCGGTGTTTTCGTGGTCCTACCGGCACCTGCCGTCCGACGCCGCGCGCGTGTTCCGACTCTGCGGCCTGCACCCGGGCCGCGACCTGACGCCGGTCGCGCTCGCCGCGCTCGCCGACGTCGCCCTGCCCGAAGCCGAGCGGCTGACCGGTGTGCTGGTGCGCGCCCACCTCGCGCAGCAGACCGGCGACGACCGCGTCCAGCTGCACGACCTGCTGCGCGTGTACGCCGCCGAGCTCGCGGCCGCCGAGCCGGACGAGAGCCACGCGGCCCGGGAGCGGCTGTTCGACTACTACGTCCGCGCGGCCGCGCAGGCCATGGACGTCGTCCTGCCGCAGGAACGGCACCTGCGGCCGGTCGTGCCGGACCCCGACGTCAAGGTGATCGACGCCCAGGCGTGGCTGGAAGCCGAGCGGCGGAACCTCCTCGCGGTCGCCGCGCACGCGACCCGGCGCGGCTGGGCCGACCACCTGCGCCTGCTGTCCGGGATCCTGTGGCACTACCTCGACGTCGGCGGCTACCACGAGGAAGCGCTGGTGCTGCACACGCACGCGTCGGCGCTGGCCCACGACGCCGGCGACCGCGCCGCCGAAGCCGAGCCGCTGACCCTGATCGCGCTCGGCCACTGGCGCGTCGGCCGGTCGCGGGAAGCGCGGCGGTACCTGGAGGAAGCGCTCGTCCTCGTCCGTGAAACCGGGGATCGGCGCACCGAGATCCACGTCCTCAACACCCTCGGCCTGGTCTGCCGCGCGCTCGGCCGGTTCGCCGAGGCGATCACCTACTCGACGGAAGCGCTTGCGGTGGCGAGGAAGACGGGTGACCGCACCAGCGAGGGCCTGGTCCTGGTCGTGCTCGGCTGCTCCTGCCGCGGCATCGGCCGGTACGCGGAAGCGGCCGCGTACCACCGGGAAGCCCTGGCCCTCGCGCGCGAAACCGCCGACCGCACCAGCGAGGGCTACGCGCTGGTGAACCTCGGCGACGCGTTGTCGGCGCAGGGAAATCACGACGAAGCCGCGGTGGCGCTGGCGGAAGGGCTGGAGCACTTCCGGGCCATGGGCGTGCGCGTCAGCGAGGGGTACGCGCTCGGCATCCTCGGCGACGTCGAGCACGCGCGCGGCCGGTACGCCGAGGCCGCGGCCCACCTCGAGCGGGCGATGGAAATCGCGCGCGAGACGGGCAGCCCGACCAACCGCGCGGTCGCCTTGAAGCACCTCGGCGACGTCCGGCTGGCGCAGGGGCGGCCCGGGGAAGCGGCCCGCCACCTCGAAGAAGCACTGGGCCTGGCCCGGGAATGCGGCGACCGGGGCCTCGAATCCCGCGTGCTCAACAGCCTGGGCGCGGTGGCGGCCGCGCGCGGGGCGACGTCGGAGGCGCTCGCGTACCACCGGGAAGCCTTGGCCGCGGCCAAGGAAACCGGCTGCGGTCCCGAACAGGGCCGCGCGCACTGCGGGCTCGGCGAAGTCCACTGTGGACTCGGCGACGCGGTGGCCGCGCGCGAGCACTGGGAACGCGCGCTGGCCTGCTACGCCGGGGAGTGCGTGCCCGGCGCGATCCGCGTCCGCAACCACCTGGCGGCCTTGGACCGCGTGGTCGGGTAA